A genome region from Bacteroides stercoris ATCC 43183 includes the following:
- a CDS encoding putative porin, whose translation MRRIVLTYIFLSIIGILGVGAQNPFNRMDPVTGRDQFGNQVDPNTLPDNLEDSTDTEIQSLPPKLYMWRLSETLGNRTIIPADTANLNFQNTNLVEGMYGHYNYLGNLGSPRMSRIFFERRDNEPTIFMEPFSSFFVRPDEVKFTNSNVPFTNLTYYKAGNKVNGEERFKSYFSVNVNKRLAFGFNIDYLYGRGYYQNQSTSNFNAGIFASYIGNKYQMQAVYNNFTMKMNENGGIQDDRYITRPEDMAEGKKEYESTTIPVKLEQTSNKNKDFYVYLTHRYRLGFTRETTTVEDAKSPKRAVANDSVPLAKDTIITEEFVPVTSFIHTMKVERARHKFSSAKETEGQYPNAYFNEVASRDSTTAFSVKNVFGIALLESFNKYAKAGLTAYISHKFSRYELMDTLSRTNFDEQEIFVGGELAKRLGKTLHYNVNGEVGIMDKALGQFRVNADLDLNFRLWKDTVNFYARGYVSNTLPSFYMRHYHSNHYYWDNENMDKEFRTRVEGELNISRWKTNLRAGVENIKNYTYFNQNAMPAQESGNIQVLSATLKQDFRLGILHLDNEVTWQKSSNETVLPLPQLSLYHNLYLLAKIAKKVLTVQLGADVRYFTKYNAPAYTPAIQQFHLQAADDQVEIGGYPIVNVYANLHLKRTRIFAMMYHVNAGMGKGNYFLVPHYPINPRLFKIGISWNFYD comes from the coding sequence ATGAGACGAATCGTACTGACATACATATTTCTATCTATTATAGGCATTTTGGGCGTCGGGGCACAAAACCCTTTCAACCGTATGGATCCTGTAACAGGCCGTGACCAGTTCGGCAACCAGGTAGACCCCAACACATTACCCGATAATCTGGAAGACAGCACCGATACGGAAATCCAAAGCCTTCCGCCCAAACTCTATATGTGGCGTTTGAGTGAAACATTGGGCAACCGCACTATTATCCCCGCCGATACTGCCAACCTGAACTTCCAGAATACCAATCTGGTAGAAGGCATGTACGGACACTATAATTATCTGGGTAATCTGGGTTCCCCCCGTATGTCACGTATCTTCTTTGAACGCAGAGACAACGAGCCGACCATCTTCATGGAGCCCTTCTCCAGCTTCTTCGTCCGCCCCGATGAAGTGAAATTTACCAACAGTAATGTACCTTTCACCAATCTTACCTACTATAAAGCAGGAAATAAGGTCAACGGTGAAGAACGCTTCAAGTCCTATTTCTCGGTAAACGTCAACAAGCGGTTGGCATTCGGCTTCAACATTGACTATCTGTACGGACGGGGATACTACCAGAACCAGTCCACATCGAACTTCAATGCCGGAATATTCGCCAGCTATATAGGTAATAAATACCAGATGCAGGCGGTATACAACAACTTCACTATGAAGATGAACGAAAACGGCGGTATTCAGGACGACCGTTACATCACGCGCCCGGAAGATATGGCGGAAGGCAAGAAAGAATACGAATCCACTACCATTCCGGTTAAGTTGGAACAGACGTCAAACAAGAACAAAGATTTCTATGTATACCTGACGCACCGTTACCGCCTCGGCTTCACACGTGAAACCACAACTGTGGAAGATGCCAAATCCCCCAAAAGAGCAGTTGCCAACGACAGCGTACCTTTAGCCAAAGATACCATTATAACCGAAGAGTTCGTTCCCGTCACCAGCTTCATACATACCATGAAAGTGGAACGGGCGCGTCATAAATTCTCTTCCGCCAAGGAGACGGAAGGGCAATATCCCAACGCTTACTTCAACGAAGTAGCCAGCAGGGACTCTACTACGGCTTTCAGTGTAAAGAACGTATTCGGCATCGCTTTGCTCGAAAGTTTCAACAAGTATGCCAAAGCTGGACTGACAGCCTATATATCGCATAAATTCAGCCGCTATGAGTTGATGGACACATTGTCGCGAACCAATTTCGACGAACAGGAGATATTCGTTGGCGGCGAACTGGCCAAACGGCTGGGTAAAACACTGCATTACAACGTAAACGGTGAAGTGGGCATCATGGACAAGGCACTCGGACAGTTCCGCGTCAATGCCGACCTCGACTTGAACTTCCGCCTCTGGAAGGATACCGTGAACTTCTATGCACGAGGTTATGTAAGCAACACGCTGCCCTCTTTCTATATGCGTCATTATCACTCCAACCATTACTACTGGGACAATGAAAACATGGACAAGGAGTTCCGTACACGCGTGGAAGGCGAGCTGAACATCAGCCGCTGGAAAACCAATCTGCGTGCCGGCGTAGAGAACATAAAGAACTACACCTATTTCAACCAAAATGCCATGCCCGCTCAGGAAAGCGGTAATATACAGGTGCTCTCCGCTACACTGAAACAGGATTTCCGTTTAGGCATCCTGCATCTGGACAACGAAGTAACCTGGCAGAAATCAAGCAATGAAACGGTATTGCCCTTGCCGCAGCTCTCGCTATATCACAATCTGTATCTGCTTGCCAAAATAGCCAAGAAAGTGCTGACTGTACAACTTGGTGCGGATGTGCGGTATTTTACCAAATACAATGCACCTGCCTATACCCCTGCCATTCAGCAGTTCCATCTTCAAGCAGCAGATGACCAGGTGGAGATTGGCGGCTATCCGATTGTAAACGTATACGCCAATCTGCATTTGAAGCGGACACGCATCTTTGCCATGATGTATCACGTTAATGCAGGAATGGGTAAAGGCAATTATTTCCTTGTGCCGCACTACCCTATAAACCCGCGTCTGTTCAAGATTGGCATTTCATGGAATTTCTACGACTAA
- a CDS encoding response regulator, with protein sequence MKERDIRILLVDDHDLVLQGLKRIVECSLPEIKNVCTASSGQEALHLIASQRFNLFVLDMELPDISGMDIIVRIREKDPRARIIVNTMHEEIWFIKDLIQSAVDGILFKSIDSTKIAEAIRRVLDGGTYYCPYAEHVRAQMRRSDEGRREELTLRELDVLKRISEGKNTQEIAQELCVSTNTVDTHRRHLMDKLDARNVADLIMTAISKGIIPIRKC encoded by the coding sequence ATGAAAGAAAGAGATATACGCATTTTGTTGGTGGATGACCATGATTTGGTGCTTCAAGGTTTGAAGCGGATAGTAGAATGTTCGCTACCGGAAATAAAAAACGTATGTACTGCATCGTCGGGACAGGAGGCATTGCATCTTATCGCATCTCAACGTTTCAATCTTTTCGTGCTGGATATGGAACTACCCGACATATCCGGGATGGACATCATTGTGCGGATACGGGAGAAAGACCCGCGGGCACGCATCATTGTCAACACCATGCACGAAGAAATCTGGTTTATCAAAGATTTGATTCAGAGTGCAGTAGACGGTATCTTGTTTAAATCCATCGATTCTACGAAAATAGCCGAAGCCATTCGCCGGGTGCTGGATGGCGGAACTTACTATTGCCCTTATGCCGAGCATGTGCGTGCACAGATGCGGCGTTCGGACGAAGGGCGGCGTGAGGAACTGACCTTGCGCGAACTTGATGTACTGAAACGGATATCCGAGGGCAAGAACACGCAGGAAATAGCTCAGGAACTTTGTGTCTCTACCAATACGGTTGATACGCACCGCCGTCATCTGATGGACAAGCTGGATGCACGTAATGTGGCCGACCTCATTATGACAGCTATCTCCAAAGGGATAATCCCTATCCGTAAATGCTGA
- a CDS encoding 2-oxoacid:acceptor oxidoreductase family protein, protein MKEEIIIAGFGGQGVLSMGKILAYSGLMEGKEVTWMPAYGPEQRGGTANVTVIVSNEKISSPILSKYDAAIILNQPSLEKFESKVKPGGILIYDGYGIINPPTRKDIHIYRIDAMDAANEMNNAKAFNMIVLGGLLKIAPIVTLENVIKGLKKTLPERHHHLIPMNEEAIKRGMELIKEV, encoded by the coding sequence ATGAAAGAAGAAATCATTATAGCAGGCTTCGGCGGACAAGGCGTATTGTCCATGGGAAAGATTCTGGCATATTCCGGACTGATGGAAGGCAAGGAAGTTACCTGGATGCCGGCCTACGGACCGGAACAGCGTGGCGGTACGGCAAACGTTACCGTAATCGTGAGCAACGAGAAAATCTCCTCGCCCATCCTGAGCAAGTATGATGCGGCTATCATCCTGAACCAACCTTCATTGGAGAAGTTCGAGAGCAAAGTAAAGCCGGGCGGCATACTTATCTACGACGGCTACGGCATCATCAACCCGCCTACCCGTAAGGATATACACATTTACCGCATCGACGCCATGGATGCAGCCAATGAAATGAACAACGCAAAGGCTTTCAATATGATTGTGCTTGGCGGACTGCTGAAGATTGCTCCCATCGTAACGCTGGAGAACGTTATCAAGGGATTGAAAAAGACACTCCCCGAACGTCACCACCACTTGATACCCATGAATGAAGAGGCTATCAAACGCGGTATGGAGCTGATTAAAGAGGTCTGA
- a CDS encoding NAD(+) synthase codes for MNYGYVKVAASVPRVRVADCKFNAGQIEKEIIIADGKGVQIIAFPELCITGYTCGDLFAQQLLLEEAEMGLMQILNNTRQMDIISILGMPVPLNGVLLNTAVVIQKGKILGVVPKTYLPNYKEFYEKRWFTSACEVSETTARLCGQIVPMGRNLLFETADTTFGIEICEDLWAPIPPSSSLALQGAEILFNLSADNEGIGKHAYLRSLISQQSARCIAGYVFSSCGFGESTTDVVFAGNGLIYENGTLLAGSERFSFEEQVVISEIDVEHIRTERRVNTTFAACRANCAPEVPVRVSTEYVNSKDLNLTRVFDPHPFVPQGAALDERCEEIFSIQVSGLAQRLLHTNAKSAVVGISGGLDSTLALLVCVKTFDKLSWNRKGIIGVTMPGFGTTDRTHTNAVDLMASLGVTMREVSIKDACIQHFKDIDHDINVHDVVYENSQARERTQILMDIANQTWGMVVGTGDLSELALGWATYNGDHMSMYGVNGSIPKTLVKHLVKWVAENDIDETSRATLLDIVDTPISPELIPADENGNIRQITEDLVGPYELHDFFLYYFLRCGFRPSKIFFLAARTFKDVYDEETIKKWLQTFCRRFFNQQFKRSCLPDGPKVGSISISPRGDWRMPSDASSEMWLKEVEKI; via the coding sequence ATGAATTACGGATATGTTAAAGTGGCGGCATCTGTACCCCGTGTTAGAGTGGCGGACTGTAAGTTCAATGCCGGACAGATTGAAAAAGAGATAATCATTGCCGATGGGAAAGGAGTGCAGATAATTGCCTTTCCGGAGTTGTGCATTACCGGATATACCTGTGGTGACCTTTTTGCCCAGCAACTTCTGCTTGAAGAGGCTGAAATGGGGCTGATGCAGATTTTGAACAATACCCGTCAGATGGATATTATATCCATTCTCGGTATGCCCGTGCCTTTGAACGGTGTACTGCTGAATACTGCGGTGGTCATACAGAAAGGTAAGATATTGGGAGTTGTTCCTAAAACTTATCTTCCGAATTATAAAGAGTTTTACGAAAAGCGCTGGTTTACTTCTGCGTGTGAAGTTTCGGAAACGACAGCCCGTTTGTGCGGGCAAATAGTCCCCATGGGGCGGAATCTGCTTTTCGAGACGGCGGATACAACCTTTGGAATTGAAATCTGCGAGGACTTATGGGCTCCGATTCCGCCAAGTTCTTCTTTGGCATTGCAAGGAGCGGAAATTCTTTTCAACCTTTCGGCAGACAATGAGGGGATAGGCAAGCATGCTTACTTGCGTTCGCTTATCAGCCAGCAGTCGGCACGTTGTATCGCAGGGTATGTATTCAGTTCATGCGGTTTTGGCGAGTCTACTACAGACGTGGTGTTTGCAGGTAACGGATTAATTTACGAGAACGGTACGTTGCTGGCAGGCAGCGAGCGTTTCTCGTTCGAGGAACAGGTCGTTATCAGTGAGATTGACGTGGAGCATATACGTACGGAACGCCGGGTGAACACTACATTTGCAGCCTGTCGCGCCAATTGTGCACCGGAAGTGCCGGTGCGTGTCTCTACGGAATATGTCAATTCCAAAGATTTGAATCTGACCCGTGTTTTCGATCCGCATCCGTTTGTTCCTCAAGGAGCAGCGTTGGACGAGCGTTGTGAGGAGATATTCTCCATACAGGTGTCGGGATTGGCGCAACGTTTGCTGCATACCAATGCCAAGAGTGCGGTGGTAGGCATATCCGGTGGTCTGGATTCCACACTGGCATTGCTGGTTTGTGTGAAAACATTCGATAAACTGAGTTGGAACCGTAAAGGAATTATCGGCGTGACTATGCCGGGATTCGGTACTACCGACCGCACCCATACCAATGCGGTGGACTTAATGGCATCATTAGGCGTAACCATGCGCGAGGTCAGCATAAAGGATGCCTGCATCCAGCACTTCAAAGATATAGACCATGATATCAACGTACACGATGTGGTGTATGAAAATTCACAGGCGCGTGAGCGTACGCAGATATTGATGGATATTGCCAACCAGACCTGGGGGATGGTAGTTGGCACCGGCGACCTCTCGGAACTTGCCTTAGGCTGGGCTACGTACAACGGCGACCATATGTCTATGTACGGTGTTAACGGAAGTATCCCCAAGACATTGGTGAAACATTTGGTGAAGTGGGTGGCGGAGAATGACATTGATGAGACGTCGCGGGCCACATTATTGGATATTGTGGACACCCCTATCAGTCCGGAACTCATACCGGCGGATGAAAACGGAAATATCAGGCAGATTACGGAAGACCTTGTAGGGCCGTACGAACTGCATGATTTTTTCTTATATTATTTTCTTCGTTGCGGTTTCCGTCCTTCCAAGATTTTCTTCCTTGCTGCGCGTACGTTTAAAGATGTTTATGATGAAGAGACTATAAAGAAGTGGTTGCAGACTTTTTGTCGTCGCTTCTTTAACCAGCAGTTCAAGCGTTCCTGTTTGCCCGATGGCCCTAAGGTAGGAAGTATTTCTATCAGTCCGCGCGGTGACTGGCGGATGCCGAGCGATGCTTCTTCAGAAATGTGGCTGAAGGAAGTTGAAAAGATTTGA
- a CDS encoding tetratricopeptide repeat-containing sensor histidine kinase, whose protein sequence is MKTLFVLLGMFIIYPCLYAQDAELQACREELARGMSQKNRDSIAAAYCHLGEYYAYRQADSTRYYCEQGLKYAATDKAEPYLYLLNNLADAYFSSGQLDESLKRFRFVLEEAGRLHWDEVEIASVLSSVGVIYRRKEMPDSALVCYNRALALLDNREAYDERTQLLTSIAILYTNTARLKEGEYYIRKALEASEKSDDMDMVMYAAATAGSIFTLRENYAEAAQLLYPVLAKAREQQKPRFVLKIIAYLLSAYYRLDNRDSINHYMAEGDKVAAGLPATNAEVQGYHESLCDILTKMGRYGESLHIQKRMLAARDSSSQTPVDRLFERMARNYARMKNYPEAMEYYAKAYHTADSLHKAEVETELSELSIKYENQEKELEIARLTQQHLEQKAKTMQWSVAAVAASSAFLLLAAYYVFRRKRIRKEEELKLAQSYIDGLERERTRLAKDLHDGVCNDLLGIGMNMQYMQPTDESKREILALLEQVRSDVRCISHELMPPKFQVTTLAETVEAYVKGLAFPASVQLAFSKENEEIQWSQVPEEVSYEVYRIMQELLSNILKHSGATEIDVTLTLKRKLLTLQISNNGKNYCGDEVRGKGIGLTTIQERAKAVGGLFTTDIQDRSQKFKLEISLSI, encoded by the coding sequence ATGAAAACATTGTTTGTCCTTTTGGGGATGTTTATAATTTATCCTTGTTTATACGCTCAAGATGCGGAGTTGCAGGCTTGCCGGGAAGAGCTGGCACGCGGCATGAGTCAGAAGAACCGCGACAGCATTGCAGCGGCTTATTGTCATTTGGGAGAATACTACGCCTATCGCCAGGCGGACAGTACCCGGTATTATTGCGAACAGGGATTGAAATATGCCGCAACGGATAAAGCCGAGCCTTACCTTTACCTGTTGAATAATCTGGCAGACGCTTATTTTTCTTCGGGGCAGTTGGACGAATCGTTAAAGCGTTTCCGTTTTGTGCTCGAAGAAGCCGGACGTTTGCATTGGGACGAGGTCGAGATAGCTTCCGTGCTTTCCTCTGTCGGCGTGATATACCGTAGAAAGGAGATGCCCGATTCGGCGCTGGTGTGCTATAACCGGGCATTGGCGTTGCTTGATAATCGCGAGGCTTATGATGAACGGACACAGTTGCTGACGAGTATAGCCATTCTCTATACGAACACCGCCCGGCTGAAAGAAGGCGAATATTACATCCGGAAAGCGTTGGAGGCATCGGAGAAGAGTGATGACATGGACATGGTGATGTATGCTGCCGCTACGGCGGGAAGTATTTTCACGCTGAGGGAAAATTATGCGGAAGCTGCCCAACTGCTTTATCCCGTACTTGCCAAAGCACGGGAGCAGCAGAAGCCGAGATTCGTACTGAAAATCATAGCGTATCTGTTGAGTGCCTATTACAGGCTGGACAATCGCGACTCCATCAATCATTACATGGCGGAAGGCGATAAAGTGGCGGCAGGACTGCCCGCTACCAATGCCGAGGTGCAGGGGTATCATGAAAGTCTGTGTGACATACTGACTAAAATGGGACGCTATGGCGAGAGCCTGCATATCCAGAAACGGATGCTGGCTGCGAGGGACAGCAGTTCGCAGACTCCCGTAGACCGGCTTTTTGAGAGAATGGCACGCAACTATGCCAGAATGAAAAACTATCCGGAAGCTATGGAGTATTACGCAAAGGCCTATCATACGGCAGACAGCCTGCATAAAGCAGAGGTGGAGACGGAATTGTCGGAACTCTCCATTAAATACGAGAACCAGGAAAAGGAACTTGAGATAGCGCGGCTCACTCAGCAGCATTTGGAACAGAAAGCTAAGACGATGCAATGGAGTGTGGCGGCAGTGGCGGCTTCTTCTGCTTTCCTGCTGCTGGCTGCCTATTATGTCTTCCGGCGTAAGCGCATCAGGAAAGAGGAGGAATTGAAACTTGCCCAAAGCTATATAGACGGTTTGGAGCGCGAACGTACGCGCCTTGCCAAGGATTTGCACGACGGTGTGTGCAACGACCTGCTTGGTATCGGTATGAATATGCAGTACATGCAGCCTACGGACGAATCGAAACGGGAGATTCTGGCTCTGCTGGAGCAGGTGCGCAGCGATGTACGCTGTATTTCTCACGAACTGATGCCGCCTAAGTTCCAGGTTACTACCCTTGCCGAGACGGTGGAGGCCTATGTGAAAGGGCTTGCCTTTCCTGCGTCGGTGCAACTTGCGTTCAGTAAGGAAAATGAAGAGATTCAATGGAGCCAAGTGCCCGAAGAGGTGTCTTATGAAGTTTATCGCATCATGCAGGAATTGCTGTCCAATATCCTGAAACATTCCGGAGCGACGGAGATAGATGTGACTCTTACATTGAAACGGAAGTTGCTGACTCTGCAAATTTCAAATAACGGTAAAAACTACTGTGGTGACGAGGTGCGGGGAAAGGGCATCGGGCTTACTACCATTCAAGAACGCGCCAAAGCTGTCGGTGGTTTGTTTACCACGGATATTCAGGACAGAAGCCAAAAGTTCAAGCTTGAAATATCGTTATCCATTTAA
- a CDS encoding BACON domain-containing protein — protein MMNKLQLFIFLVCICMLAGCTEEEENSGIRLIEGTASGQTVFADETTTDGDIHFTTDGAWTAEVTEASTKAEGSSVSWVTLDKYSGNAAGEYTITVFVRRNYTGADRKAYIRITCGSSITITIEQKAVTESGDVPVNQEPTYDGEAPYVTVEEQEVVLPAVASGRFFVNFKSNLMEEPAIALELPGEEEGEEYVAAIRGALMCTPDENSQLELEVFPNILDKERRNILRFMTHDNEQLAVVVLRQERGAVCQLLDTQSEVGGLVFRFGTNGQVHHVYYGLSDTRLRSEKEVEEFLADRNRSQELSLSDGAEEFALNFDGLLPATTYYLYMLPVHSAGDAAGAYMMETATTAVQESRHDLVLEVSANRANDFKVYLPFCDDYLKGTVDWGDGTVEKVEGWNMYGVSHQYETNVATTYEVRFSGVLTSLDLVADVREARENTLLSIKQWGYTGLTRIMLSGFSSLKSIAADTEGAFRGMEHFGVEPYGGSFTGTAIESIPDDFFKYAVNATSFDYTFGDCKNLKSIPAGLFKNCTKAVSFQRTFIECGLLRQIPEDLFSGCKAVTNFSTTFALCTSLESIPANLFADNTEVTSFEGTFSQCTSLKSIPPTLFANCDKVLYFGMNWLRDSSHRGGLGVFQQCESLQAVPETLFAGCPLAEDMSYAFAGCKALTSLPDNLFGQNSRLEQVEGTFSSCTALTAIPAMLFDNNRKLMNVKSAFSGSLNVEGESPYTVIGNKKVHLYERGDYSTEFVALQEYVRCFGDCTKLTDYSDMPDHW, from the coding sequence ATGATGAACAAACTTCAACTTTTTATTTTTCTGGTCTGTATCTGTATGCTGGCGGGTTGTACGGAAGAGGAAGAAAACTCCGGCATACGTCTTATAGAAGGTACGGCTTCCGGTCAGACAGTCTTTGCTGACGAAACGACTACCGATGGCGACATACATTTCACGACAGACGGTGCTTGGACTGCGGAGGTGACGGAGGCATCTACCAAAGCGGAAGGAAGCAGTGTGAGTTGGGTCACTCTCGACAAGTATAGCGGCAATGCGGCAGGCGAATATACGATAACCGTATTTGTCCGTAGGAATTATACGGGTGCCGACCGCAAGGCTTATATCAGGATAACATGCGGAAGCAGCATTACCATTACAATAGAGCAAAAGGCGGTTACTGAATCGGGTGATGTCCCCGTCAACCAGGAGCCTACTTATGATGGTGAAGCGCCGTATGTGACGGTAGAAGAGCAAGAGGTGGTTCTGCCTGCTGTGGCTTCCGGTCGCTTCTTCGTAAACTTCAAATCGAATCTGATGGAAGAGCCTGCGATAGCGCTGGAGTTGCCGGGTGAAGAAGAGGGTGAGGAATACGTTGCCGCCATTCGAGGGGCATTGATGTGCACTCCGGATGAAAACAGCCAGTTGGAACTGGAGGTGTTCCCAAACATTTTGGATAAGGAACGGAGGAACATTCTGCGTTTTATGACGCACGACAATGAGCAGTTGGCTGTTGTAGTGCTGAGGCAGGAACGGGGAGCCGTGTGTCAATTGCTCGATACACAGTCGGAAGTAGGCGGACTGGTGTTCCGGTTTGGGACAAACGGTCAGGTGCACCATGTGTATTATGGACTTTCGGACACCCGGCTGCGGTCGGAAAAGGAAGTGGAAGAGTTTCTTGCCGACCGCAACCGGTCGCAAGAGCTTTCCTTGTCCGACGGGGCGGAGGAGTTTGCCCTGAATTTTGACGGTCTGCTTCCTGCTACGACCTATTACCTGTACATGCTTCCGGTTCATAGTGCCGGAGACGCTGCGGGCGCTTACATGATGGAAACTGCCACAACTGCCGTGCAGGAGAGCAGGCATGATTTGGTGCTGGAGGTAAGTGCCAATAGGGCGAACGACTTTAAGGTTTACCTGCCTTTCTGTGATGATTATCTGAAAGGTACGGTCGACTGGGGAGACGGCACGGTAGAGAAGGTGGAAGGCTGGAATATGTACGGGGTCAGTCATCAATATGAAACCAACGTTGCCACCACGTATGAAGTGCGTTTTTCGGGTGTACTCACTTCGCTTGACCTGGTGGCGGATGTCCGCGAAGCAAGAGAAAACACATTGCTGTCAATCAAGCAGTGGGGATATACCGGACTGACACGGATTATGCTTTCCGGCTTTAGCAGTTTGAAGTCGATAGCTGCCGATACGGAAGGTGCATTCCGGGGCATGGAGCACTTCGGCGTGGAGCCTTATGGCGGTAGTTTTACCGGTACGGCTATCGAGTCCATTCCCGATGATTTCTTTAAATATGCGGTAAATGCCACCAGCTTTGACTATACGTTCGGCGATTGCAAAAACCTGAAGAGTATTCCGGCGGGATTATTCAAGAATTGCACGAAAGCCGTTTCTTTCCAGCGGACTTTTATAGAGTGCGGATTGCTCAGGCAGATACCCGAAGACCTTTTCAGCGGATGTAAGGCTGTGACGAATTTTTCCACCACATTCGCTCTGTGTACTTCTTTGGAGAGTATCCCCGCAAACCTCTTTGCCGATAATACGGAGGTGACATCATTTGAGGGTACTTTCAGCCAGTGTACAAGTTTGAAGAGCATTCCGCCGACTCTGTTTGCCAACTGCGACAAAGTTCTTTATTTCGGTATGAATTGGCTGCGCGATAGCAGTCACAGAGGCGGGCTGGGCGTGTTTCAGCAGTGCGAGTCCTTGCAGGCCGTTCCGGAAACTCTGTTTGCCGGTTGCCCGCTTGCAGAGGACATGTCTTACGCATTTGCCGGATGTAAAGCGCTGACGTCACTTCCCGATAATCTGTTCGGGCAGAATTCCCGACTGGAGCAGGTGGAAGGCACTTTCTCGAGTTGTACGGCTTTGACGGCTATTCCCGCAATGCTCTTTGATAATAACCGGAAACTTATGAATGTGAAATCGGCGTTTAGCGGTTCATTGAACGTAGAGGGCGAATCGCCTTATACCGTGATAGGTAATAAAAAGGTACACTTGTATGAACGCGGAGACTACTCGACCGAGTTCGTTGCACTGCAAGAATATGTACGTTGCTTCGGAGATTGCACAAAACTGACAGACTATTCCGATATGCCTGACCATTGGTGA
- a CDS encoding transporter substrate-binding domain-containing protein — protein MKKSKLSKYIILGAIAAVVATFILPKKEIRKGHPRDYAEIAADGTLHAATEYNSISFYVDGDTLSGFHYELIEAFARDHGLQVAITPEMSFNERLEGLANGRFDVIAYGILATSELKDSLLLTSPIVLNRQVLVQRKTDSPDDSLFIKSQLDLAGKTLNVVEGSPSILRIRNLGNEIGDTIYIKEVEKYGSEQLIALVAHGDIDYAVCEESIARAAADSLPQIDINTAISFTQFYSWGVSKQSPVLLDSLNTWLERFKKGKEYRKIYKRYY, from the coding sequence ATGAAAAAGAGTAAATTATCAAAATATATCATCCTGGGGGCAATAGCCGCAGTCGTTGCCACATTTATATTGCCCAAAAAGGAAATCCGTAAAGGACATCCGCGCGATTATGCCGAAATAGCAGCAGACGGTACGCTCCATGCCGCTACGGAATATAACTCCATCAGCTTTTATGTGGACGGAGACACCCTGTCCGGATTTCATTACGAATTAATAGAGGCTTTTGCCCGTGATCACGGTCTGCAGGTAGCCATTACTCCCGAAATGAGTTTTAACGAACGTCTGGAAGGTCTGGCAAACGGCAGGTTCGATGTCATAGCCTATGGAATTTTAGCAACCAGCGAATTAAAGGACTCCTTGCTTCTGACCTCTCCGATTGTTCTGAACAGGCAGGTATTGGTACAACGGAAAACAGACTCTCCCGACGATTCCCTGTTTATCAAAAGCCAATTGGACTTAGCGGGAAAGACGCTGAATGTGGTAGAAGGGTCGCCTTCCATCCTGCGCATCCGTAATTTAGGAAACGAAATCGGTGATACCATATATATTAAGGAAGTAGAAAAGTATGGTTCCGAACAACTTATCGCCCTTGTCGCACATGGCGATATCGATTATGCCGTATGCGAAGAAAGCATCGCTCGCGCAGCAGCCGACAGTCTGCCGCAGATAGACATAAATACGGCTATCAGTTTCACCCAATTCTACTCGTGGGGAGTGAGCAAGCAGTCTCCTGTACTCTTGGACAGCCTGAATACCTGGCTGGAAAGATTCAAAAAAGGAAAAGAGTACCGGAAAATATATAAGAGATACTACTAA